The sequence TCAGCAGTGGCAGGGCGGGGTACTCGAGGGCAGCGCAGGCCCTGACCGGCCATCTCCACGGCCCGGTGGCGCAGGCCGGTGCGCAGGCTGGCTCGGGTGTAGTCGGTCAGCGCACCGGCTCGGTCGGCGAAGGCGGCCTGATGACGTGGATGCTCGGTCAGCCAGGCCGCCATAGTGCGGCTGGCTTTGACCGGCAGGTCCGCGCGAATGTCCGCGGGCAGGACGAACGGTAGGACAAGGAAGGCGCTGGGCCAGGGCAGGGGGGTGCGGGCGCCGGTTTTGGCAGCCGCGTTGATGCTGCAAGCCAGCAGATAAGCGCCAAAGGCAGGGTTGAGCAGGGCTTGGGCCTCAGGAAGTCGCTTGGTGGAAGCCACGGTCACTTCTCCCGCTCGTTGGCGCGGTCCTGGCACAGGGATGAGAAGTCGGGGTGCCAGCCCGGGCCTTCGTCCGAATCTGCGTGGTCGGCAAGGCTGTGCATAGTGCCACGACCCACCCAGCCGACGGTGCTGCTGCCAAGGCGCGCCGGCTCGTCGGCCACCTTGTCCATTGTCTTGCTGAGCACGTTCTTGCCGACGCTGCGCTTGTCAGCCTCATCACTGTCGACGTCGAGATCGTCGATGAGGTCGACGAAGATGTGGTCCCACTCGTCCCACAGCCGCTGCTCGTAGTCCTCCAGTCCTTGTTCGGTGATCTTGAAGGTACGCAGCCACTCGGAGCGCTGGGCGCGCGCATGGTGGTAGTCGCGCAGGTAGGTGGCGATGGCACGGTCCTTCAGGCCGATCCACCGCATCTGGGCGACCACCAAGTCGCCGTCGTAAGCGGCGACCTCCGCTTCAGTCAGCCGACGCAGCGCCTCAGTGATGGGCAGATTTTCCCCGGCGAACTGGTCGCCCACTTCATCCAGCCGGCACAGGAGTTCCTGAGCCGACACGGAGGCCCTCTGCCGCGTAGGGTCCTTGCGCTCTAGCAGTTGCACGGCCACGCGGTACC is a genomic window of Streptomyces sp. Edi2 containing:
- a CDS encoding three component ABC system middle component encodes the protein MASTKRLPEAQALLNPAFGAYLLACSINAAAKTGARTPLPWPSAFLVLPFVLPADIRADLPVKASRTMAAWLTEHPRHQAAFADRAGALTDYTRASLRTGLRHRAVEMAGQGLRCPRVPRPATADQGIEVADCARRAALVGRWLSATEPVTAFTLLGVRP
- a CDS encoding ABC-three component system protein; this translates as MIGYLYQCELALLELAERSWDNPAAEVRMEVLDDIEFMHGSGTPAELLQSKHRGEAGQLSETGKDFWRSVASWVDALNKLGNPGAESMPLLRLVTTQVAAEGTFYYQLRRGAQRDVPAALARMEQVADADGPQTTAEERKMFLELSPSRRYQFVDALVISDGSPVMSDLDPSLAKALGIRVNQQDAVLDQIKGWWYRVAVQLLERKDPTRQRASVSAQELLCRLDEVGDQFAGENLPITEALRRLTEAEVAAYDGDLVVAQMRWIGLKDRAIATYLRDYHHARAQRSEWLRTFKITEQGLEDYEQRLWDEWDHIFVDLIDDLDVDSDEADKRSVGKNVLSKTMDKVADEPARLGSSTVGWVGRGTMHSLADHADSDEGPGWHPDFSSLCQDRANEREK